From Pseudomonas sp. StFLB209, a single genomic window includes:
- a CDS encoding LysR family transcriptional regulator, giving the protein MNNLRRIDLNLLVTLHALLIEKHISRAALRLHKSQPAVSHALAHLRQLFDDPLLVRRGGKLELTSRAAELFQPLNEALGQLGTLLDTPQFDPSNTQRVFRLAMSDYGARVVLPGLVPQLRAAAPGVELRISQSSREAMLADVMEGQVDMALGVFADHAPTEVHRHTLFREHFACLADASTVPACSALSLPDWLARPHVMLAMRSTADNEVDQALARAGHQRQIAVQLPHWGVASDLIAGTDLILTVARRSLDAVARDPRLCIFEPPLCIEPFDFSLIWHRRRDGDQAHGWLRQLLMVHAAR; this is encoded by the coding sequence GTGAATAATCTGCGACGTATTGATCTGAACCTGCTGGTGACCCTGCACGCGCTGTTGATCGAGAAGCATATCTCTCGCGCCGCCTTACGCTTGCACAAGAGCCAGCCTGCGGTCAGTCATGCTTTGGCTCACTTGCGCCAGTTGTTCGATGACCCGTTGCTGGTCCGGCGCGGTGGCAAGCTGGAACTGACCTCACGTGCTGCGGAGCTGTTTCAGCCGCTGAATGAGGCATTGGGCCAGCTCGGCACGTTGCTCGATACGCCGCAGTTCGATCCGTCCAATACCCAGCGTGTGTTTCGCTTGGCGATGTCGGATTACGGTGCGCGGGTGGTGTTGCCTGGGCTGGTGCCGCAGTTGCGCGCTGCTGCCCCCGGCGTCGAGCTACGGATCAGTCAGTCCAGCCGTGAGGCAATGCTGGCTGATGTGATGGAGGGCCAGGTCGACATGGCGCTTGGCGTCTTCGCTGATCACGCACCCACTGAGGTACATCGCCACACACTGTTTCGCGAGCATTTTGCCTGCCTGGCCGACGCTTCGACAGTGCCGGCATGCAGTGCGTTGAGCCTGCCTGACTGGCTGGCTCGACCTCACGTGATGCTGGCGATGCGATCAACAGCCGATAACGAGGTCGATCAGGCACTGGCTCGCGCCGGTCATCAGCGGCAGATTGCTGTGCAACTGCCGCATTGGGGCGTGGCAAGCGATTTGATTGCCGGCACCGATCTGATTCTGACCGTGGCCCGGCGCAGCCTGGACGCCGTCGCCCGCGACCCACGGTTATGCATCTTCGAGCCGCCGCTGTGCATCGAGCCCTTTGACTTCTCGTTGATCTGGCATCGACGCCGGGATGGCGATCAGGCTCACGGCTGGCTGCGACAGCTACTCATGGTTCATGCCGCCCGTTAA
- a CDS encoding DMT family transporter → MAWIYLVLAGILEIVWAFTMKQSEGFSKLTPTLITAAAMIASIVLLSISMRSLPLGTAYTIWTGIGAVGAFVVGITVLGEPMTFLRILAAVLIVSGLVLMKLSSS, encoded by the coding sequence ATGGCCTGGATATACCTCGTATTGGCGGGCATTCTGGAAATTGTCTGGGCCTTTACGATGAAACAGTCAGAAGGTTTCAGCAAACTCACCCCTACCCTCATCACCGCAGCGGCCATGATCGCCAGTATCGTGTTGCTATCGATCTCAATGCGCAGCCTGCCGCTGGGCACCGCCTACACCATCTGGACCGGCATCGGCGCGGTAGGCGCGTTCGTGGTTGGCATCACCGTGCTAGGCGAGCCGATGACCTTCCTGCGGATACTGGCGGCGGTACTGATTGTCAGCGGTCTGGTGCTGATGAAATTGTCGTCCAGCTGA
- a CDS encoding peptidylprolyl isomerase yields the protein MKAQARHILVKTAEEAERLKLQLAKGEAFDVLARKHSICPSGKRGGDLGEVRPGQMVGAIDQIIFKKPLRTVHGPVKSKFGYHLVQVFYRD from the coding sequence ATGAAAGCCCAAGCCCGCCACATCCTGGTCAAGACCGCCGAAGAAGCCGAGCGCTTGAAACTGCAGTTGGCCAAGGGCGAAGCCTTCGATGTATTGGCCCGCAAACACTCGATCTGCCCCTCTGGCAAACGCGGCGGCGATTTGGGCGAGGTGCGACCCGGCCAGATGGTCGGCGCCATTGACCAGATCATCTTCAAGAAGCCACTGCGCACCGTACACGGGCCGGTGAAAAGCAAGTTCGGCTATCACTTGGTGCAGGTGTTCTACCGCGACTGA
- a CDS encoding DMT family transporter yields MNGSPSLTAALLATTALAAGALIPFQAGSNAALGRAMGHPLWATVASLLISVLVVVPALLAARPPLPALSQAAALPFWAWLGGVAGVVYITCALLLTPRLGATGFIACVIAGQMLSSLLIDHFGLMGLAVKEANSGRLAGIAVMFVGVLLVQWFTVSAPPAG; encoded by the coding sequence ATGAATGGTTCGCCGTCATTGACCGCAGCGCTGCTGGCCACCACTGCGTTGGCGGCAGGTGCGCTTATACCCTTTCAGGCTGGCAGCAATGCCGCACTGGGCCGCGCAATGGGCCATCCACTGTGGGCGACAGTCGCGTCTTTATTGATCAGCGTGCTGGTCGTCGTGCCAGCGCTGCTGGCCGCGCGGCCACCCTTGCCCGCCTTGAGCCAGGCCGCGGCGCTACCATTTTGGGCATGGTTGGGCGGTGTGGCGGGGGTCGTCTACATCACCTGCGCCCTGCTGCTGACACCTCGTCTGGGGGCAACCGGCTTCATTGCCTGCGTGATTGCCGGGCAGATGCTCAGCTCGCTGCTGATCGACCATTTCGGCCTGATGGGCTTAGCCGTCAAGGAGGCGAACAGCGGGCGCCTGGCCGGTATCGCCGTGATGTTTGTCGGTGTGCTGCTGGTGCAGTGGTTCACGGTGTCGGCCCCGCCCGCTGGTTGA
- a CDS encoding PilT/PilU family type 4a pilus ATPase: MDFQALLKTLATQDGSDLYLSTGAPPCAKFNGVLRPLGTETLKPGEVAKVADAIMDDEQKTAFERELEMNLAVSLAGVGRFRINIFKQRNEVSIVARNIKLDIPKFEDLHLPPVLLDVVMEKHGLVLFVGATGSGKSTSLAALIDYRNRNASGHIITIEDPVEFIHRHKKSIINQREVGVDTRSFHNALKNTLRQAPDVILIGEIRDRETMEHALAFADTGHLAISTLHANNANQALDRIINFFPEERRAQLLHDLGNNLKAFVSQRLVRTPDGKRRAAVEVMMGSPTIRDLIQRNELTELKSIMEKSGNLGMQTFDSALFNLVVEGAISEEEAIKHADSKNNVRLRLKLHGEGGVTAAPTAAPAAPVGVASPSMTQWGLVEDDDEPGTTQS, translated from the coding sequence ATGGATTTTCAGGCATTACTCAAGACCCTGGCCACTCAGGACGGTTCGGACCTTTATCTGTCTACTGGCGCGCCACCCTGCGCCAAGTTCAACGGTGTGTTGCGGCCATTGGGTACTGAAACGCTCAAGCCCGGTGAAGTGGCCAAGGTCGCTGATGCGATCATGGATGACGAGCAGAAAACCGCCTTCGAGCGTGAGTTGGAAATGAACCTGGCCGTGTCCCTGGCCGGGGTCGGGCGGTTTCGGATCAATATCTTCAAGCAGCGCAACGAAGTGTCGATCGTGGCGCGCAATATCAAGCTGGATATTCCGAAATTCGAAGACCTGCACCTGCCGCCAGTGCTGCTTGATGTGGTGATGGAAAAGCATGGGCTGGTGCTATTTGTCGGTGCCACCGGTTCAGGCAAATCGACGTCTTTGGCGGCACTGATCGATTATCGCAACCGCAATGCCAGCGGGCATATCATCACCATCGAAGACCCGGTGGAATTCATTCACCGGCACAAGAAGTCGATCATCAACCAGCGTGAGGTCGGGGTCGATACCCGCAGTTTTCATAACGCGCTGAAGAACACCCTGCGCCAGGCACCGGATGTGATCCTGATCGGCGAGATCCGCGACCGGGAAACCATGGAGCATGCGCTGGCGTTTGCTGACACCGGGCATCTGGCCATTTCGACCTTGCACGCCAACAACGCCAACCAGGCGCTGGACCGGATCATCAACTTTTTCCCTGAAGAGCGCCGTGCGCAACTGCTGCATGACTTGGGCAATAACCTCAAAGCGTTCGTTTCCCAGCGTCTGGTGCGCACCCCGGACGGCAAGCGGCGCGCGGCGGTCGAGGTGATGATGGGCTCACCGACCATCCGCGACTTGATTCAGCGTAACGAGTTGACCGAGCTGAAAAGCATCATGGAGAAGTCCGGCAACCTGGGCATGCAGACCTTCGATTCGGCATTGTTCAATCTGGTGGTGGAGGGTGCGATCAGCGAAGAAGAAGCCATCAAGCATGCTGACTCGAAGAACAATGTGCGCTTGCGTCTCAAGTTGCATGGTGAGGGCGGCGTGACTGCCGCGCCGACCGCAGCACCAGCGGCGCCGGTGGGGGTCGCCAGCCCGAGCATGACTCAGTGGGGCCTGGTGGAGGATGACGACGAACCCGGCACGACACAGTCCTGA
- a CDS encoding hemerythrin domain-containing protein, whose translation MNIFEALRESHDRQRRYADAMIQTQGASEERAEAYRLLKDELQAHETAEERHFYVPLMQHDNGVDLSRHAIAEHNEMDELMEELDATDMSSPSWLVSAKKLSHKVHHHLKEEEQKFFQMAGKLLDDKQKEALAGKYVKEFEEQLAED comes from the coding sequence TTGAACATCTTCGAAGCGCTGCGCGAAAGCCACGATCGTCAACGCCGTTATGCCGATGCCATGATTCAGACCCAAGGTGCCAGTGAGGAGCGGGCCGAAGCTTATCGGCTGCTCAAGGATGAACTGCAGGCGCATGAAACCGCAGAGGAGCGGCATTTCTACGTGCCGCTGATGCAGCATGACAATGGCGTAGACCTGAGCCGTCATGCGATTGCCGAACATAACGAAATGGATGAACTGATGGAAGAGTTGGACGCCACCGACATGTCCAGCCCGAGCTGGCTGGTCTCGGCGAAAAAGCTCAGCCATAAAGTGCATCACCATCTTAAGGAGGAGGAACAGAAATTCTTCCAGATGGCCGGCAAACTGTTGGACGACAAACAGAAAGAAGCGTTGGCGGGTAAATACGTGAAAGAGTTTGAAGAGCAATTGGCCGAGGATTGA
- the ykgO gene encoding type B 50S ribosomal protein L36 — MKVLSSLKEAKARHRDCQIVKRRGRIYVICKSNPRFKARQGNAKNRNKG; from the coding sequence ATGAAAGTGTTGTCATCGCTCAAGGAAGCCAAAGCCCGTCACCGCGACTGCCAGATCGTCAAACGCCGCGGGCGAATCTATGTGATCTGCAAGTCCAACCCGCGTTTCAAGGCACGCCAGGGCAATGCGAAAAACCGTAATAAGGGTTGA